Genomic segment of Lagopus muta isolate bLagMut1 chromosome 3, bLagMut1 primary, whole genome shotgun sequence:
TGATCAGGGAGTCCCTACTACCAGGCTCCTCTGTCTCCTCACACCGTGCTCTGCTCAGGGTGCCTGCTCAGTTGGATCATGTTCCTCCTCCCTGATTGCCTCCCACGCCATGGCTCTTGATAACACAGCATGGTAAGTGTTCAGCTGCCTCACAGTGAGATTACAGATCAAATGTCTGCTGTATcttcaaatttttttctttcccttctgaaaacaaaaatccacacTTGCAGCCAGCAGGATTGCTCACTTTGCACCTCTCTCACATCATCAGATAATCGACTACAAATTCTGTGCTTTAAACAAAACAGGGGAGCCAGATACTTCACAGTGTGCCACAGTGACACTGGGCAAGGTGTTGGGTCTGTGCTGGAACCTGGTTCCCTTTCCATGATGGCTTTGGGCCCTGTCTTCCATGCCATAcgctgctgtgccagcacatACTGCCCTTGCTCCAAAGAAGGCCGATGGTACCCTTGATTGTGTTAGGCAATATGTTGCCATCAGATCATAGGAGGTAATCCCtcacctctgctcagcactggtgaggccacatctggagtgctgggtccagttctggggccctcagtacaagaaagacatggacaTACtggagagtccagcagaggggcCACGAAAATGATGCTTTGTAGAACAGAAGCTGCACCTTGCATCCACTGCAGGAACAGCCCTGACCCCTCTTCTCCTCTCCACCACCACTCCTTTCCCTGtggcttcctgcagctccagcgCAGGTGCTTACATGGAAGCAGGAAATTCCCATCTGTGATgttacttcatattttaaacaaaacactggTCCAGCTACCATCAAAATGTGCCTGCAAGTCTGCTTTGGCATCTGTGTGTGTAAACAGAGCCCCAGTTGCTTAGCCACTGATGGGTGTGCTTTACCTGTCACACAGTGTTCTCCCCATCTCCCAGTGCTCACAAAATCCAGCTCTCAGcatccagagctgcagcccctgaCACTCATCGGCTCCAGGAAGAGCAGACAGCAGGAAGGAGCACACCAACCCTGCCCTGAAAGTGTTGTTCCTCTGTGActcactttcctttttccttgatCTGAGGTTTTTCCTTTGAAACCTATTGCAGGAGACAGGTTCAGACATGTCATAGAGTGAAGCAATTGAGAAGCCCTTATTCGAGCAGGGATGCACAACAGTTTCTATAATAACAAGGGTGTTGCCTTATGGAGCCATGGTTGTAACCATATGCTTTCTCTGCATGGTAAACACAGAATGATTTAACGCTGAAGCACACCATAGGACATTCCCAGATTACTGTCTGAAGTGCCCTGAACATTGAGGAAAGCATATGCAACACTGAGCAGGAGTCCTATCTTGCTACAGCACAGAGCATTGCtggtggcagctgtgctgctttagGGGTAGGTAGGCCCATGTCTGGTGATGCCCAGGGCAGTGTGACTGCTGGAGTGATACCACTACAGGTGTCAGCCCACAGCAAGAGGTTTAAAGCATGAACAATGGGATGgagcacagcaaagcaatgCGCTGTGCTGGCATTCCAAACCTAGACAAATGTCAGCACTTATGCTAGGgagcagaaaataaagtattGAAGTAGGATAGTTCTCCTCTGAAAGAACTATGTATGGGTGAAAATAGGGAACAGAAGAAAGggatgacagcagcagaagaaaaacatcttgtGTGAAACACCTGGATACAAATAAAATACCAACAACTCTTAGATGTTCTTCCATCTTCCTGCTTCAAGAAGAGGCTGGGAAACAAGGCTGAAATAAGGAATCAAGTTCCCAAAAAAATCCAGTACGTATACATACACACAGCCCTGTAGTGGACAGGACAAGCAgcagtggttttaaactaaaaagaaaggagattcagattggatatagGAGAACTCTTGTCactgtgagggcagtgaggctctggcacaggtggcccagagaagctatggatgccccatccctagagatggtcaggttggatgggaccctgggcagcctgatctggagGTGCCTATGGtggaggggttggaactgggtgatctctTAGGTTCTTCtaaaccaagccattctgtgattctatgtaaaTCCTGCATACCAATCTTCCCTTTACCCTGTGTAGGTTGCACTGCACACTGCAACAAATAGCATCTACCACCAAAACAGCAGGGACAGACACCTCAGTCACCTCTGTCCACATGCACTCATGCTCGCACAAGTGGAAGGACAACTAAGGATAGTTCTAACACTTCCAAACAGCACAAGATCCAACACAGAAACTGCAGATAAAAGCCATaggcagcagcactggagcCAGGAGCTCATAGCCAAGCCCCACCTGTCAGACCCAAACTAGGCGACACACACCAGGCGTGCTGACGCTTGCTGCCGCCAGCAGATTGCAACCTCTGTGCTTGCTTTGCTCAGGAATTTCCACATTCATTCAACCCTCCCCGCACCCTGAATAAGCATTCAGAGTAAGTGTAGCTCCATCCCCATTCCTGCTTATGGGATGCCACAGCTGGCAGTACTGGGAGTTACCTCTCCCAACAGCTATACAAGAGGACTCTGCCATCGGTAGCCACTAAGGATCGCACTCTACCCTTGAGCAGGACTCTTCGtttgtgtgtgctgtgcagcttAGCAGTTAACTGCTTTTCATGGTATCATCCAGGTTAGAAAAGGCCTTCAAGATCaccagtccaaccaccaactgGATCAACCAGTCCAACCACTGACCACATTGCTTAGTGCCATGTCTAAACCTTCCCAAGCAGCTGACCTGTAACACAAGGTGATAAGCATCAGAAAGCAAGCACCTAGAAGGCaacttctctctgcttccagaAAGCTCGTGCAGGAACTTAAACACCACAAAAAGCAAAGTTGAATCAGATTCAAAATGAGCTTGGGGGGCATTCCTCCTTGCATACATTACTCTCAATTCTGATGAACTAAATCAACATGTAGGATCACTACTCAAGAGACTGTGTTATGCATAACAAGGGTCAGGTCAGATGCACACCACAAGTAACACTACTACAgacttaaatatatatatatatagtaactttcacttcagaaaaagagCCAAGAGAAGACTAAGCTCCACAGCCTCTTCTCACCACAGCTGGTTTCTTTTCCTACTACAGCAAGCCCCACAGCACTTCGGATGCTCATGATGGACTGAAAGGCTTCCTGACTATGTTAATTTATTAATGCGTTCATTTTCTCAACATAATCATTACCTCTGttgccttccttcttcctcacaTGCACACCTCAGAGCTCCCACGGCCCAGCCtaactgcagagctgcattcaCATCGCCTGTGTCAGGCAGGAGAGGCGGGCTCAGCCCACAGTTGTTATCTTCATGATAGGACTGGTATGAAGCAAGCCAGGTGGATCAGGAAGGAAGTGGTTGCACGTATCTCTGTATCTGTACACAAGGAAGCAGGTGCCCATCTCATGCTGGAAAGGGACTTCACAGAAGCCTGCACAGGAGCAGGCTGGGGACACACCAATGGAATTGACCAATACTCAGAACAAGcagctccccatccccagctgtTTTCTTGGAGATTGCTGTAACTTGGTGTAGAACACTTCCCAAAGGCTAATATTAGATACATTCATATCATTTCATCCAGTTACTCCCTGTATAACCAAGAATAATCTCTGCActgatgaggccacacctggagtGTCAAGTCCAGTTTTGGGGCCGCAGTACAAGAGAGAGACAGCAGatggagagagtccagcaaagAGCCATGAAGATTCTGCAGGGCCTGGAGCCCCTCACCTGCAAGAAGAGAGCTGGGCCtgctcagcatggagaagaggggGCTCTGGGTCTACATAAACACCTGAAGGGAAGATGTTAAGAAGACAAAGCCAGGCTCTATTCAGTGGTGCCCAACGCCAGGACAAGAGGCCGCAGGCACAGACTGGAGCACAGGGCCTCCCTCTGAGCcgcaggcagcactgctgtgctgtgtggtgctgaagCACCAGAGACCCTGAGGTCTCCTCCCTGGGTCCTGGGCCCTGCTCAGGTGTCCCTCCTGGAGCAGGGTGGGCCAGAGGGCCGTGCCAGCCTCAGCCATCCTGGGGTTCTGTGGAAGTACAAAAATCCCAAAGCCTTTCATCACATTCTTGGTTTTGTTGCTAACCTGTAATCTCTTAGGCTGCAGGAAGTTGACCTGAGACGGCTTCTTAAAGTACTGGGTACAAGTAACACTAAAAATCCTGCTCCTCGCATACCATCTCATTGTCAAACCAATCCCATCtcacttttctttgttctcatcCTAAATGTGCCAAAACATACATTCAATGCAGTGTTCCAATTTTTACTCAGGTCACGAGTAGCGTTTTATGgataattaaaaagcagttcagaaaaCACTTCTCTGGAGACTGAGATTCAGATTGCTTATTCCCAGGGCTGCTTTAGGACTCTTTCAGACCCATACAGGGTAACAGAGCCATCTCACTGCACGGCGGGCCCATCTGTCACTGCACTGCGCTCCCCAGCAACTCCAAACTTCAGCACAACAAGGGAACAGAGCAGAGATTCTCCGCACCCAGTGCTGcccagaagcacagcagccagctctggcAAAGGCAGTCCTCAGGCACAAACAAGGATCTCACATTTCATCCAACACAAGGCAGTTCGTAGCCAAGACGATCTCTAATATTTACCACAATAATTTGCTgctgctaaaaaataaaaataaaaataaaaaaatcagcgTTCAGACACTGGAAGATCTGTGCCCTTCTGTAGCATTATCTGCTAACAGAACCAGGCGGTCTTCTAGTCTTCTATCAGTCCATAGCAATTagaggaaaacacaaaatgacAGTAACACAATCCCTAATCTGCTTCCATTTAAACATTAACCAGTAACAACGATAACCCCTATTTCATTTGCACCGGGAGATTAACTCAAGCCTATTCCCAGGGGAAAGCCCCCTGATAAGCAGAATGTTTCTGCACGTCATCTTCATAATCTGCCCATTAGACGAGGGACACTAAAAGCCCCTCTCAGCTTTCACTAAATCCACTCAcctgctttggtttggtttttaaaactttcttttaagcagagcagcagtgctcagtcCTTGCAGGTTACTCACTAGATGCAGGAAATTCACATGCATCAGATGCAAAACAGTCTCACCTCAAGATAACAGCACTGATTAAGAGCACAAGCTGAAGTCGTGGGCTTCAATTAAAAACCTACAGAAGCCACCTCCCTGTCACAGCATCATtgaatggcctaggttgaaaaggacctcaaagatcaacTAGTTTCAATCCCCCGCATCTATCTTTTAGCATCTCCAACAAATGAACTACAGGCTCCTGGGCAAGGTGCAGAGCATGCAAAATCTGAActcacagaagcagagcaggattTGTTCCTTCAGTGTGGCTGCCTCTACAGAGCAGATGCTGAATGCAGAGCATTGCCAAAGAGATGCTGCAGGCAACTGCTGAATTTGCTTCTGAATCCATAACTGTATTCATTCCAAGAGTAATTGTTCATCTCACCCCGCATGCACATTTATCCCCAGTTTTATTAAATGgtcttgaaaacaaacacacccACTGTTCATTTGGGGGCAGTTGTTTTTTCCTGTCACCTTCCAAGGCTCACAGTTAAAGAAAAGCGACCACGTAGGCTTGAAGCTACACTgtatatttgtaaataaaacaatCTGACAGAACAAgattacaaagaacaaaacaagccCTTTCCGGAGTTTGTAAGTAACAAGAGGAGTTGATGGCAAGTTCGTTCGGTGGAGTTTTAAGCAAACTGATGGTTATGGCTATTACCACAGaacattgcttttttaataCTTCCTCAAAAAGTTTGGACCACGTACAccaatttcaaatgaaaaatgaaaaaacccctcccccccaaaaaagcattGGTTTGGTTACAGCTTCAGGGATCAGTGCACGTTTCATTCACAGAGAAAAGGTACTTGAAGTAGACACAAGAACATTCTGCAGAATACAGGATGTGACCCAACTCCTTTTCCCCACAAAGCGCTGGAAAGTAAGCACAACATAtaagaacacacacacacaccaaaaaaaatacacagaaagatTGAACCTTCAACAAGGTCTGACAGcgtagaaaaggaaaacaatcgTATCAGGAAGAACATTTCTGTTAGTCATTAGAATATATGTACAAGGGAAGTTTGCATTCTGAATCCGtacagaaactgaagcaaacAAGTCTCTGTTCCTGAAACTTTTTAACATTCTGATTAAGACAGATACAAAATGTAATCACAAAGTGTCTTCTCAGAATAGCCCATTTTCCCATTCCCCTGCCTTTCAAGGAGTGAACAAgtgtaattatttatttcagcctTTAAATACATACAGCTGTACATTGCTTATCTGGCAATCTTACATAACCTTTCTGGTCCCCAGCATCTATCAAcgtgttttctcctttttgtgtttATTGCAAAGCAGATCAAATGctcttcagtgcttttaaagAGTTATTTTCAGAAACTGCCCAAGCTAAAACCATCCCTTTACTTtcacctgaagtactgcagACAATTAATGCAGAGTGCCTCCCTGCAGATGCAGAGTGCATCGTTAGCTACCAGGAATCTCACTGAGTGAGATGGCTTTGAAGAGCTTtgctaatttgtttttttaactgattGACATACAGTGTACAAAAATGGGAGACTAGTGCAATATGCAGCATTGATTGTttattcaataaatatttaaccCAATTATTGCCAGCCAAGGCAAACAGTGCAGAAACTGTCACTTAAAGATACACAAAagtttaacctttttttttgtataaagtCAGTTGCTATTATATTCATACATCtatttcaaagatatttttccccttcaaaatTGACATTacctttataaaaatataaaaacatagaaTTTGGGGGAGAGGGGCTAACATGTTTTTACAAGTCTAACCTTTACATATACATAGGAACATGACATTtataattaagaataaaaatgaatactaTGGTAGAGACATTTTCTGCACTATTATAGTTCTTAAATACATCTTTCTTGGTCCTTGGGTACACGTTTAGAAGGAAACAACTTGCATCTCACACGTATCCTGAGGTCAGCTGTGTACAAAGGAAAGCCAATTTCATATGCAGATTTGCAGGCTGCTTGTTCAAGATTTGAACATTATTCTTATACAAAGCCAGTAAGATTTGGGaagaaagtgggaaaaaaaaaacctctcatCAATGTTTTAAGAAACAAGTTAGTGTCACATTTGGGAAATAACTCCAAAAATATAAGTTATCACAGCAAAATGCTTTATCGCCCCACTAAAATCTCAGTATGCATTTGCCAGATTTTAAACTTCTAACCTGCTCTGAGAAGAAAGAGTGTGGATGTCCCTGTGAAAAGTCACTCTCAGCTTCTCATCCCCAAgtcccagcccacagcacagctcctgtggAGAGAACCCCATCGAAGCCCACAGGGTTGGGCAGCTTTGGGGCTGCCTGAGCAGTGAGGGCGTGGGGTCCAGTTCCCCTCAGCCTGTGGGTGTGCAGCTGAGAGCTCTGCTTTGAACACAGCAGTTATTCTCTATAGCACCAACAATCTCAGACACCAGCATCAGGTGAATACAGACAACACCGAATAGGATTGTTTCTTCCTGAATCAGCACAAGTGTTACAAGGCACTGCTTGGCATAGGAGGTCATAAATaagagcaaaacaagaaagTTCCCAAGTTCTGTGACACTGAGGTTTGTAATCATGTCACATTTCAACTCATCACATACCATGTTTAGAAAGAACAGATGGTTTGCAGGATTAACCAAAACATCACTGTTCTAAGCATGCTTACAGTTTCCCTCtccataccaaaaaaaaaagaaaaccaaccccACATAACATATTGATATGAAACATTAGGAAGCGTGGGTTGTGAAATTAAGAAAGTACTTTCTATTTTCCAATCTTCCACAGAAGTCTAACCTAGGCATAACTCAAGTAtaagaaactggaaaacaatCTGATAACATTTACAACAGTCTATCCCTGCAGAGGAGTGAAAAATCTATCGTCTAGAGAACTCATAGATCGAGGCACATCGCAATTGAAGATATTCAGGCATATTTTATGGCTAGAACAGGATTTTTTCAGGGAACCTTGCTACAAGCTTCCCCAAAAGCAGCTCCATACGGTCTGAAACACAAACGTTTGGTCTTTAATCACTACtgtcttcatcatcatcatcatcagatGCATCATTTAAAGAAGACTTAGGCGACTGGCTGTAGGAGTCCGATCTCGTGGACTGACAAGCAGTCATCTCCCCAGTAGAAAGAAGATCATAGCAGAAGTCGCAAATCCTCACGGGCTTGGAAGACTGGCTGGGGAGAAGGAACCTCTTCTCAGAGCAAGGCCCACAGACGACAAAGCCGCACTTGCGACAGTGGTGCCGACGGTTGACGGGGgtaaattttgctttctgacaACGCATGCAGACAGTGGCTTCTGAGTCTGGCACCCAGACAGCCGCATGCTCATTGCTAGGAGTCTTCCCACTCTTGGAAAGCAAATCAGAAACGCACTTATTTATATGGTTCATCCATTCAGACTTCTCTGTAGCAGTGGCAGCATAAACTGCAAAAGACTTAGTAGGCGTCTTGATGAGCCACCCATTCCGCAAGTCTCCCTCATCCTGGATGGAATCGATGGTGACGTTTTCCAGCGGGATTATGTGCTGtttattgtatttcttcttctggaTGACAATATTACCATAAACAAGAATGTCATTGAACAGGAAGAACTGCCTCGCTTTGGGCTTCTTCCTACACAGCTTCGTTAGTACTCCCTCTCCGATGAGAACGCGAC
This window contains:
- the PLEKHF2 gene encoding pleckstrin homology domain-containing family F member 2, which translates into the protein MVDRLANSEANTRRISIVENCFGAAGQPLTIPGRVLIGEGVLTKLCRKKPKARQFFLFNDILVYGNIVIQKKKYNKQHIIPLENVTIDSIQDEGDLRNGWLIKTPTKSFAVYAATATEKSEWMNHINKCVSDLLSKSGKTPSNEHAAVWVPDSEATVCMRCQKAKFTPVNRRHHCRKCGFVVCGPCSEKRFLLPSQSSKPVRICDFCYDLLSTGEMTACQSTRSDSYSQSPKSSLNDASDDDDDEDSSD